A DNA window from Drosophila virilis strain 15010-1051.87 chromosome 4, Dvir_AGI_RSII-ME, whole genome shotgun sequence contains the following coding sequences:
- the TTLL4A gene encoding tubulin monoglutamylase TTLL4 isoform X1 yields MFMYNGSEVYGKAPEMHHKSQSSQYLNNNNGVSNNNDSHNDHNLRYCSVDNNAFNYYKNGSVISPFWNLKSPNCSSNPSPSKKNTASRQISRSNYLVPGSDQGPYANTFSSSFAPRKTAANNNSHVYQQPRQQADYYNGPTQHKGRHYGHSNSAPANQELTKYSQASHEKDQLKRQIRANSTCEYLDEGSTYPHSHRSPPIEQSWSTIISERPRFHSTDQHYEHYFSYFYNRGQEKLPKSSPIAAYKPQMSLYQDTPSKRSSNATRRGTANDNNQNVEYDSYLLKENNELPFGYSDSDWIDYPVDRPEKSALKTPVEILNGKDVYDPKANNDEQFNPSMPIHRRCIQLGDINEVNKTGESVSVKNNLTKKTQKATEPLPLPRLPLTPKRIRGGQATAKKLLPTVHRVLLYNNQSPRSARKHHSSNLRSQNVKPPHPKGQGAGDQVTSFILEDPDAKLNDFRDPDYDNDDDLDNISNFDESDTVSISSDTEDGYRAHAYKLTHSGDRLLSSSKNSSTLLLTQSSDEDLRNPDSVLVSSLFPYVPPYLSFSSNTKRGPYVPPELHRVLKWRVTNIMPKVVRLILANSGMRMLKKTNDWMGVWGKHLKSPCFKTIRSYQKINHLPGSFRIGRKDSCWKNLQRQMKKHSNREFGFMPRTYVIPNDLCALRKRWPKYAQRNTKWIIKPPASARGAGIRVVNRWGQIPKRRPLIVQKYIERPLLINGSKFDLRLYVLVTSVNPLRVFMYHNGLARFASVKYSAKADTLNDRCMHLTNYSINKFSSNYSKNEDVNACHGHKWTIKSLWTYLANRGVRTDGLWEALRSLVLRTILAGENGINSMIRANVESKYSCFELFGFDVILDSDLVPWLLEVNISPSLHSELPLDAHVKAPLVQGVLNTALYNIPPKLSLEKQRELAAEFSFPPGTQMCYDKRLYINYLSREEKNKHNNFTRKTIENREEYIDAILHKLTPDDVRCLIVAEDELARCAPLERIFPTDQTYKYLKYNDTPRYYNRLLDAWESRYANNRTEGIALLRDYCQNKYHLQVPAPPAKKDLNVSPDESVAKKLLVDRDEEPDK; encoded by the exons atgtttatgtataacGGCTCAGAAGTGTATGGAAAAGCGCCCGAAATGCACCACAAGAGCCAGTCCAGTCAGtatttaaataacaacaatggagttagcaacaacaacgatagcCACAATGATCATAATTTGCGATATTGCAGCGTTGACAAcaatgcatttaattattataagaaCGGAAGCGTAATAAGTCCATTTTGGAATTTGAAGAGTCCAAATTGTTCATCAAATCCAAGTCCATCTAAAAAAAATACGGCATCAAGACAAATAAGCAGATCTAACTATTTAGTACCTGGCTCAGATCAAGGGCCCTACGCAAACACATTTTCAAGCTCATTTGCGCCGCGAAAAACAGcggccaacaacaatagccaCGTGTATCAGCAGCCAAGACAACAGGCAGACTATTACAATGGTCCAACACAGCACAAGGGGCGGCATTATGGACATAGTAATAGTGCGCCTGCCAACCAGGAGTTGACAAAGTATTCGCAAGCATCCCATGAAAAGGATCAACTCAAGCGGCAGATAAGAGCTAACAGTACATGTGAATATTTGGACGAGGGCTCCACATACCCGCACAGCCACAGATCACCTCCGATCGAGCAATCATGGAGTACTATAAT CTCTGAACGTCCACGTTTCCATTCGACCGATCAGCATTACGAGCACTATTTCTCGTACTTTTACAATCGTGGCCAAGAGAAGTTACCAAAATCGTCACCAATTGCGGCGTACAAACCACAAATGAGCTTATATCAGGATACACCGAGTAAACGCTCGTCCAATGCCACGCGTAGAGGCACAGCCAATGATAATAACCAAAACGTAGAATATGATAGTTATTTATTAAAAGAGAATAATGAATTGCCATTTGGCTATAGTGATAGCGATTGGATTGATTACCCTGTCGACCGACCAGAAAAGTCTGCTTTGAAAACACCTGTAGAAATACTTAATGGAAAAGATGTTTATGATCCAAAAGCAAACAACGATGAACAATTCAATCCGAGTATGCCAATCCATCGTCGCTGCATTCAACTGGGCGATATCAATGAAGTCAACAAAACAGGAGAATCCGTGTCAGTTAAGAATAATTTaacaaagaaaacacaaaaagccACCGAacctctgccgctgcctcgACTGCCACTGACACCCAAAAGAATCAGAGGTGGACAAGCGACTGCCAAGAAGCTATTACCCACTGTTCATCGAGTACTCTTATATAATAATCAGAGCCCCCGTTCGGCACGTAAGCATCACTCGTCTAatttacgcagccaaaacgtAAAGCCCCCACATCCCAAAGGTCAAGGTGCAGGTGATCAAGTCACTAGCTTTATTTTAGAAGATCCAGATGCTAAACTCAACGATTTTCGTGACCCCGATTATGATAATGATGACGATTTAGATAACA TCTCAAACTTTGATGAGAGCGATACGGTTAGTATTAGCTCGGACACTGAAGACGGTTATAGGGCACATGCATATAAACTGACGCATTCCGGTGACCGTTTACTGTCATCGTCGAAAAATTCGTCAACATTGCTCTTAACTCAGTCATCCGACGAAGATTTAAGAAATCCAGATTCGGTACTAGTATCAAGTCTCTTTCCATATGTTCCACCCTATCTATCATTTTCATCGAACACCAAAAGAGGCCCCTATGTGCCTCCAGAGCTGCATAGGGTGTTAAAATGGCGTGTAACAAATATTATGCCAAAAGTTGTACGACTCATATTGGCAAATAGTGGCATGCGAATGTTGAAAA AAACAAACGACTGGATGGGCGTGTGGGGCAAGCATTTAAAGTCTCCATGTTTCAAAACAATTCGTTCATATCAGAAGATAAATCACTTGCCAGGCTCTTTTCGCATTGGCCGTAAGGATTCATGCTGGAAGAATTTGCAACGACAAATGAAGAAACATAGTAACAGGGAGTTTGGCTTTATGCCGCGCACCTATGTAATACCAAATGATCTTTGTGCATTGCGCAAACGTTGGCCAAAATACGCGCAACGCAATACAAAGTGGATTATAAAGCCGCCAGCGAGTGCCCGTGGTGCTGGCATACGCGTGGTCAACCGTTGGGGTCAGATACCCAAACGACGACCACTCATCGTGCAGAA aTACATTGAACGTCCGTTGTTAATTAATGGTAGCAAATTCGACCTGCGGCTGTATGTACTGGTTACATCTGTTAATCCATTGAGAGTGTTTATGTATCACAATGGTCTAGCTAGATTTGCATCTG TAAAATACAGTGCCAAAGCGGATACATTAAATGATCGTTGTATGCATTTAACCAACTATAGCATCAACAAGTTTTCATCAAACTACTCGAAGAATGAGGATGTGAATGCATGTCATGGACACAAGTGGACCATCAAGTCATTGTGGACATATTTGGCTAATCGTGGCGTGCGCACCGATGGCCTCTGGGAGGCCTTAAGGAGTCTTGTTTTGCGCACTATTCTAGCCGGAGAGAATGGCATTAACAGCATGATTAGAGCAAATGTGGAGTCCAAGTATAGTTGCTTTGAACTGTTTGGCTTTGATGTGATATTGGACTCGGATCTGGTACCTTGGCTCCTGGAGGTCAATATATCACCTAGTTTACATTCAGAACTGCCACTGGACGCCCATGTTAAGGCGCCGCTGGTACAAGGTGTTCTCAACACTGCCCTATATAAT ATACCACCAAAACTGAGTCTTGAAAAGCAAAGGGAACTAGCCGCCGAATTTTCATTTCCACCTGGAACCCAAATGTGCTACGATAAGCGTTTATACATTAACTATCTGTCGCGTGAAGAAAAGAATAAGCATAATAATTTTACACGGAAAACGATTGAGAATCGTGAGGAG tatatcgaTGCAATACTTCATAAACTGACACCCGATGATGTACGCTGCCTAATTGTGGCGGAGGATGAGCTAGCGCGTTGTGCGCCACTTGAGCGTATCTTTCCCACAGACCAGACCTACAAATATCTAAAGTACAATGACACTCCACGCTATTATAATCGTCTATTAGACGCGTGGGAGTCACGTTACGCCAATAACCGTACAGAAGGCATTGCATTGTTACGCGACTAttgtcaaaataaatatcactTGCAAGTTCCAGCGCCGCCTGCCAAAAAG GACTTGAACGTTAGCCCCGATGAGAGCGTTGCCAAGAAGTTACTGGTTGATCGCGACGAAGAGCCCGATAAATGA
- the TTLL4A gene encoding tubulin monoglutamylase TTLL4 isoform X3: MFMYNGSEVYGKAPEMHHKSQSSQYLNNNNGVSNNNDSHNDHNLRYCSVDNNAFNYYKNGSVISPFWNLKSPNCSSNPSPSKKNTASRQISRSNYLVPGSDQGPYANTFSSSFAPRKTAANNNSHVYQQPRQQADYYNGPTQHKGRHYGHSNSAPANQELTKYSQASHEKDQLKRQIRANSTCEYLDEGSTYPHSHRSPPIEQSWSTIISERPRFHSTDQHYEHYFSYFYNRGQEKLPKSSPIAAYKPQMSLYQDTPSKRSSNATRRGTANDNNQNVEYDSYLLKENNELPFGYSDSDWIDYPVDRPEKSALKTPVEILNGKDVYDPKANNDEQFNPSMPIHRRCIQLGDINEVNKTGESVSVKNNLTKKTQKATEPLPLPRLPLTPKRIRGGQATAKKLLPTVHRVLLYNNQSPRSARQGAGDQVTSFILEDPDAKLNDFRDPDYDNDDDLDNISNFDESDTVSISSDTEDGYRAHAYKLTHSGDRLLSSSKNSSTLLLTQSSDEDLRNPDSVLVSSLFPYVPPYLSFSSNTKRGPYVPPELHRVLKWRVTNIMPKVVRLILANSGMRMLKKTNDWMGVWGKHLKSPCFKTIRSYQKINHLPGSFRIGRKDSCWKNLQRQMKKHSNREFGFMPRTYVIPNDLCALRKRWPKYAQRNTKWIIKPPASARGAGIRVVNRWGQIPKRRPLIVQKYIERPLLINGSKFDLRLYVLVTSVNPLRVFMYHNGLARFASVKYSAKADTLNDRCMHLTNYSINKFSSNYSKNEDVNACHGHKWTIKSLWTYLANRGVRTDGLWEALRSLVLRTILAGENGINSMIRANVESKYSCFELFGFDVILDSDLVPWLLEVNISPSLHSELPLDAHVKAPLVQGVLNTALYNIPPKLSLEKQRELAAEFSFPPGTQMCYDKRLYINYLSREEKNKHNNFTRKTIENREEYIDAILHKLTPDDVRCLIVAEDELARCAPLERIFPTDQTYKYLKYNDTPRYYNRLLDAWESRYANNRTEGIALLRDYCQNKYHLQVPAPPAKKDLNVSPDESVAKKLLVDRDEEPDK, translated from the exons atgtttatgtataacGGCTCAGAAGTGTATGGAAAAGCGCCCGAAATGCACCACAAGAGCCAGTCCAGTCAGtatttaaataacaacaatggagttagcaacaacaacgatagcCACAATGATCATAATTTGCGATATTGCAGCGTTGACAAcaatgcatttaattattataagaaCGGAAGCGTAATAAGTCCATTTTGGAATTTGAAGAGTCCAAATTGTTCATCAAATCCAAGTCCATCTAAAAAAAATACGGCATCAAGACAAATAAGCAGATCTAACTATTTAGTACCTGGCTCAGATCAAGGGCCCTACGCAAACACATTTTCAAGCTCATTTGCGCCGCGAAAAACAGcggccaacaacaatagccaCGTGTATCAGCAGCCAAGACAACAGGCAGACTATTACAATGGTCCAACACAGCACAAGGGGCGGCATTATGGACATAGTAATAGTGCGCCTGCCAACCAGGAGTTGACAAAGTATTCGCAAGCATCCCATGAAAAGGATCAACTCAAGCGGCAGATAAGAGCTAACAGTACATGTGAATATTTGGACGAGGGCTCCACATACCCGCACAGCCACAGATCACCTCCGATCGAGCAATCATGGAGTACTATAAT CTCTGAACGTCCACGTTTCCATTCGACCGATCAGCATTACGAGCACTATTTCTCGTACTTTTACAATCGTGGCCAAGAGAAGTTACCAAAATCGTCACCAATTGCGGCGTACAAACCACAAATGAGCTTATATCAGGATACACCGAGTAAACGCTCGTCCAATGCCACGCGTAGAGGCACAGCCAATGATAATAACCAAAACGTAGAATATGATAGTTATTTATTAAAAGAGAATAATGAATTGCCATTTGGCTATAGTGATAGCGATTGGATTGATTACCCTGTCGACCGACCAGAAAAGTCTGCTTTGAAAACACCTGTAGAAATACTTAATGGAAAAGATGTTTATGATCCAAAAGCAAACAACGATGAACAATTCAATCCGAGTATGCCAATCCATCGTCGCTGCATTCAACTGGGCGATATCAATGAAGTCAACAAAACAGGAGAATCCGTGTCAGTTAAGAATAATTTaacaaagaaaacacaaaaagccACCGAacctctgccgctgcctcgACTGCCACTGACACCCAAAAGAATCAGAGGTGGACAAGCGACTGCCAAGAAGCTATTACCCACTGTTCATCGAGTACTCTTATATAATAATCAGAGCCCCCGTTCGGCAC GTCAAGGTGCAGGTGATCAAGTCACTAGCTTTATTTTAGAAGATCCAGATGCTAAACTCAACGATTTTCGTGACCCCGATTATGATAATGATGACGATTTAGATAACA TCTCAAACTTTGATGAGAGCGATACGGTTAGTATTAGCTCGGACACTGAAGACGGTTATAGGGCACATGCATATAAACTGACGCATTCCGGTGACCGTTTACTGTCATCGTCGAAAAATTCGTCAACATTGCTCTTAACTCAGTCATCCGACGAAGATTTAAGAAATCCAGATTCGGTACTAGTATCAAGTCTCTTTCCATATGTTCCACCCTATCTATCATTTTCATCGAACACCAAAAGAGGCCCCTATGTGCCTCCAGAGCTGCATAGGGTGTTAAAATGGCGTGTAACAAATATTATGCCAAAAGTTGTACGACTCATATTGGCAAATAGTGGCATGCGAATGTTGAAAA AAACAAACGACTGGATGGGCGTGTGGGGCAAGCATTTAAAGTCTCCATGTTTCAAAACAATTCGTTCATATCAGAAGATAAATCACTTGCCAGGCTCTTTTCGCATTGGCCGTAAGGATTCATGCTGGAAGAATTTGCAACGACAAATGAAGAAACATAGTAACAGGGAGTTTGGCTTTATGCCGCGCACCTATGTAATACCAAATGATCTTTGTGCATTGCGCAAACGTTGGCCAAAATACGCGCAACGCAATACAAAGTGGATTATAAAGCCGCCAGCGAGTGCCCGTGGTGCTGGCATACGCGTGGTCAACCGTTGGGGTCAGATACCCAAACGACGACCACTCATCGTGCAGAA aTACATTGAACGTCCGTTGTTAATTAATGGTAGCAAATTCGACCTGCGGCTGTATGTACTGGTTACATCTGTTAATCCATTGAGAGTGTTTATGTATCACAATGGTCTAGCTAGATTTGCATCTG TAAAATACAGTGCCAAAGCGGATACATTAAATGATCGTTGTATGCATTTAACCAACTATAGCATCAACAAGTTTTCATCAAACTACTCGAAGAATGAGGATGTGAATGCATGTCATGGACACAAGTGGACCATCAAGTCATTGTGGACATATTTGGCTAATCGTGGCGTGCGCACCGATGGCCTCTGGGAGGCCTTAAGGAGTCTTGTTTTGCGCACTATTCTAGCCGGAGAGAATGGCATTAACAGCATGATTAGAGCAAATGTGGAGTCCAAGTATAGTTGCTTTGAACTGTTTGGCTTTGATGTGATATTGGACTCGGATCTGGTACCTTGGCTCCTGGAGGTCAATATATCACCTAGTTTACATTCAGAACTGCCACTGGACGCCCATGTTAAGGCGCCGCTGGTACAAGGTGTTCTCAACACTGCCCTATATAAT ATACCACCAAAACTGAGTCTTGAAAAGCAAAGGGAACTAGCCGCCGAATTTTCATTTCCACCTGGAACCCAAATGTGCTACGATAAGCGTTTATACATTAACTATCTGTCGCGTGAAGAAAAGAATAAGCATAATAATTTTACACGGAAAACGATTGAGAATCGTGAGGAG tatatcgaTGCAATACTTCATAAACTGACACCCGATGATGTACGCTGCCTAATTGTGGCGGAGGATGAGCTAGCGCGTTGTGCGCCACTTGAGCGTATCTTTCCCACAGACCAGACCTACAAATATCTAAAGTACAATGACACTCCACGCTATTATAATCGTCTATTAGACGCGTGGGAGTCACGTTACGCCAATAACCGTACAGAAGGCATTGCATTGTTACGCGACTAttgtcaaaataaatatcactTGCAAGTTCCAGCGCCGCCTGCCAAAAAG GACTTGAACGTTAGCCCCGATGAGAGCGTTGCCAAGAAGTTACTGGTTGATCGCGACGAAGAGCCCGATAAATGA
- the TTLL4A gene encoding tubulin monoglutamylase TTLL4 isoform X4, with the protein MSLYQDTPSKRSSNATRRGTANDNNQNVEYDSYLLKENNELPFGYSDSDWIDYPVDRPEKSALKTPVEILNGKDVYDPKANNDEQFNPSMPIHRRCIQLGDINEVNKTGESVSVKNNLTKKTQKATEPLPLPRLPLTPKRIRGGQATAKKLLPTVHRVLLYNNQSPRSARKHHSSNLRSQNVKPPHPKGQGAGDQVTSFILEDPDAKLNDFRDPDYDNDDDLDNISNFDESDTVSISSDTEDGYRAHAYKLTHSGDRLLSSSKNSSTLLLTQSSDEDLRNPDSVLVSSLFPYVPPYLSFSSNTKRGPYVPPELHRVLKWRVTNIMPKVVRLILANSGMRMLKKTNDWMGVWGKHLKSPCFKTIRSYQKINHLPGSFRIGRKDSCWKNLQRQMKKHSNREFGFMPRTYVIPNDLCALRKRWPKYAQRNTKWIIKPPASARGAGIRVVNRWGQIPKRRPLIVQKYIERPLLINGSKFDLRLYVLVTSVNPLRVFMYHNGLARFASVKYSAKADTLNDRCMHLTNYSINKFSSNYSKNEDVNACHGHKWTIKSLWTYLANRGVRTDGLWEALRSLVLRTILAGENGINSMIRANVESKYSCFELFGFDVILDSDLVPWLLEVNISPSLHSELPLDAHVKAPLVQGVLNTALYNIPPKLSLEKQRELAAEFSFPPGTQMCYDKRLYINYLSREEKNKHNNFTRKTIENREEYIDAILHKLTPDDVRCLIVAEDELARCAPLERIFPTDQTYKYLKYNDTPRYYNRLLDAWESRYANNRTEGIALLRDYCQNKYHLQVPAPPAKKDLNVSPDESVAKKLLVDRDEEPDK; encoded by the exons ATGAGCTTATATCAGGATACACCGAGTAAACGCTCGTCCAATGCCACGCGTAGAGGCACAGCCAATGATAATAACCAAAACGTAGAATATGATAGTTATTTATTAAAAGAGAATAATGAATTGCCATTTGGCTATAGTGATAGCGATTGGATTGATTACCCTGTCGACCGACCAGAAAAGTCTGCTTTGAAAACACCTGTAGAAATACTTAATGGAAAAGATGTTTATGATCCAAAAGCAAACAACGATGAACAATTCAATCCGAGTATGCCAATCCATCGTCGCTGCATTCAACTGGGCGATATCAATGAAGTCAACAAAACAGGAGAATCCGTGTCAGTTAAGAATAATTTaacaaagaaaacacaaaaagccACCGAacctctgccgctgcctcgACTGCCACTGACACCCAAAAGAATCAGAGGTGGACAAGCGACTGCCAAGAAGCTATTACCCACTGTTCATCGAGTACTCTTATATAATAATCAGAGCCCCCGTTCGGCACGTAAGCATCACTCGTCTAatttacgcagccaaaacgtAAAGCCCCCACATCCCAAAGGTCAAGGTGCAGGTGATCAAGTCACTAGCTTTATTTTAGAAGATCCAGATGCTAAACTCAACGATTTTCGTGACCCCGATTATGATAATGATGACGATTTAGATAACA TCTCAAACTTTGATGAGAGCGATACGGTTAGTATTAGCTCGGACACTGAAGACGGTTATAGGGCACATGCATATAAACTGACGCATTCCGGTGACCGTTTACTGTCATCGTCGAAAAATTCGTCAACATTGCTCTTAACTCAGTCATCCGACGAAGATTTAAGAAATCCAGATTCGGTACTAGTATCAAGTCTCTTTCCATATGTTCCACCCTATCTATCATTTTCATCGAACACCAAAAGAGGCCCCTATGTGCCTCCAGAGCTGCATAGGGTGTTAAAATGGCGTGTAACAAATATTATGCCAAAAGTTGTACGACTCATATTGGCAAATAGTGGCATGCGAATGTTGAAAA AAACAAACGACTGGATGGGCGTGTGGGGCAAGCATTTAAAGTCTCCATGTTTCAAAACAATTCGTTCATATCAGAAGATAAATCACTTGCCAGGCTCTTTTCGCATTGGCCGTAAGGATTCATGCTGGAAGAATTTGCAACGACAAATGAAGAAACATAGTAACAGGGAGTTTGGCTTTATGCCGCGCACCTATGTAATACCAAATGATCTTTGTGCATTGCGCAAACGTTGGCCAAAATACGCGCAACGCAATACAAAGTGGATTATAAAGCCGCCAGCGAGTGCCCGTGGTGCTGGCATACGCGTGGTCAACCGTTGGGGTCAGATACCCAAACGACGACCACTCATCGTGCAGAA aTACATTGAACGTCCGTTGTTAATTAATGGTAGCAAATTCGACCTGCGGCTGTATGTACTGGTTACATCTGTTAATCCATTGAGAGTGTTTATGTATCACAATGGTCTAGCTAGATTTGCATCTG TAAAATACAGTGCCAAAGCGGATACATTAAATGATCGTTGTATGCATTTAACCAACTATAGCATCAACAAGTTTTCATCAAACTACTCGAAGAATGAGGATGTGAATGCATGTCATGGACACAAGTGGACCATCAAGTCATTGTGGACATATTTGGCTAATCGTGGCGTGCGCACCGATGGCCTCTGGGAGGCCTTAAGGAGTCTTGTTTTGCGCACTATTCTAGCCGGAGAGAATGGCATTAACAGCATGATTAGAGCAAATGTGGAGTCCAAGTATAGTTGCTTTGAACTGTTTGGCTTTGATGTGATATTGGACTCGGATCTGGTACCTTGGCTCCTGGAGGTCAATATATCACCTAGTTTACATTCAGAACTGCCACTGGACGCCCATGTTAAGGCGCCGCTGGTACAAGGTGTTCTCAACACTGCCCTATATAAT ATACCACCAAAACTGAGTCTTGAAAAGCAAAGGGAACTAGCCGCCGAATTTTCATTTCCACCTGGAACCCAAATGTGCTACGATAAGCGTTTATACATTAACTATCTGTCGCGTGAAGAAAAGAATAAGCATAATAATTTTACACGGAAAACGATTGAGAATCGTGAGGAG tatatcgaTGCAATACTTCATAAACTGACACCCGATGATGTACGCTGCCTAATTGTGGCGGAGGATGAGCTAGCGCGTTGTGCGCCACTTGAGCGTATCTTTCCCACAGACCAGACCTACAAATATCTAAAGTACAATGACACTCCACGCTATTATAATCGTCTATTAGACGCGTGGGAGTCACGTTACGCCAATAACCGTACAGAAGGCATTGCATTGTTACGCGACTAttgtcaaaataaatatcactTGCAAGTTCCAGCGCCGCCTGCCAAAAAG GACTTGAACGTTAGCCCCGATGAGAGCGTTGCCAAGAAGTTACTGGTTGATCGCGACGAAGAGCCCGATAAATGA